A region of Methyloversatilis discipulorum DNA encodes the following proteins:
- a CDS encoding ribonuclease catalytic domain-containing protein yields the protein MNVLFEEDGHFRAGSVMTDSVSSLQVELPSGKRSKVKAANVLLRFANPEPSALLAAAETQAADLDAPFLWEVCGDDEFAFEELAREYHGAAPDAVQSTAILLCLHAAPIYFHRKGRGRFRKAPPDILKAALAGLEKKRLQQEQIEHWSAELLAGRTPPEIAACATQILYKPDRNRLETKAVEAAAAAAGLSVVGLMAKAGAFASSHDYHLGRFLFEYFPKGTDFPTHEVPPVGELPDAGVRAFSIDDATTTEIDDAFSVRPKAGGGWRIGIHIAAPSLAIQPGSALADIARSRLSTVYFPGRKITMLPDEAVDAYTLAAGRDCPALSLYLDVETDLRVTAKETRIERVAVVANLRHHEIEPLFNDDTLAAGDLPEFEWRDELLLLWRLAEVLEAGRGKPSANGGQMDFNFYVDWEQTTEDGEGRVDILRRARGSPLDKLVAELMIVANNTWGADLRDAGIPALYRAQGAGKVRMTTVAAPHEGLGVDCYAWSTSPLRRYVDLVNQWQMITLLRGEPPVFPPKSEALLAALRDFELVYAAYADFQRAMERYWCLRWLRQRAAAGDTSPLPAIVLRESLIRLEQIPLVLRCPSLPARDPRSRVEVEVEHIHLLDNDARARWVGDLAALAGAAAVSEEELAEEIAEAELPPETPAAEAPVPELPVTPPESGEAD from the coding sequence ATGAATGTTCTTTTCGAAGAGGACGGCCACTTCCGCGCCGGCTCCGTGATGACCGACAGCGTGTCCTCGCTGCAGGTCGAACTGCCGAGCGGCAAGCGCTCAAAGGTGAAGGCGGCCAATGTGCTGCTGCGCTTCGCCAACCCCGAGCCGTCTGCGCTGCTGGCGGCCGCCGAAACGCAGGCGGCCGATCTCGACGCGCCCTTTCTGTGGGAAGTGTGCGGCGACGACGAATTCGCCTTCGAGGAACTGGCCCGCGAATACCACGGCGCCGCACCGGACGCGGTGCAATCCACCGCCATCCTGCTGTGCCTGCACGCCGCCCCGATCTACTTCCATCGCAAGGGCCGCGGCCGCTTCCGCAAGGCGCCTCCGGACATCCTGAAAGCCGCGCTCGCCGGGCTGGAAAAGAAGCGCCTGCAGCAGGAGCAGATCGAGCACTGGAGCGCCGAGCTGCTGGCCGGCCGTACGCCGCCGGAGATCGCGGCCTGCGCGACGCAGATCCTGTACAAGCCGGACCGCAATCGCCTCGAAACCAAGGCGGTCGAAGCCGCCGCCGCGGCCGCCGGCCTGTCGGTGGTGGGGCTGATGGCGAAGGCTGGCGCCTTCGCGTCCAGTCACGACTACCACCTCGGACGCTTCCTGTTCGAGTACTTCCCGAAGGGCACCGATTTCCCGACGCACGAGGTGCCGCCGGTCGGTGAACTGCCGGACGCAGGCGTGCGCGCCTTCTCGATCGACGACGCCACCACGACCGAAATCGACGACGCCTTTTCGGTGCGTCCGAAAGCGGGCGGCGGGTGGCGCATCGGTATACATATTGCGGCGCCGTCGCTGGCGATACAGCCCGGCAGCGCGCTGGCCGACATCGCGCGCAGCCGTCTGTCCACCGTCTATTTCCCGGGTCGCAAGATCACCATGCTGCCGGACGAGGCGGTCGACGCCTACACGCTGGCCGCCGGGCGCGACTGCCCGGCGCTGTCGCTCTATCTCGACGTCGAGACCGATCTGCGGGTGACGGCGAAGGAAACCCGCATCGAACGCGTTGCCGTGGTCGCCAACCTGCGTCACCACGAGATCGAGCCGCTGTTCAACGACGACACGCTGGCCGCTGGCGATCTGCCTGAGTTCGAGTGGCGAGACGAACTGCTGCTGCTGTGGCGTCTGGCCGAGGTGCTCGAGGCCGGTCGCGGCAAGCCGTCGGCCAACGGCGGGCAGATGGATTTCAACTTCTATGTCGACTGGGAACAGACGACCGAAGACGGCGAGGGCCGCGTCGACATCCTGCGCCGTGCGCGCGGCAGCCCGCTGGACAAGCTGGTGGCCGAACTGATGATCGTCGCCAACAACACCTGGGGCGCCGATCTACGCGACGCCGGCATCCCGGCGCTGTACCGCGCCCAGGGTGCCGGCAAGGTGCGCATGACCACGGTGGCGGCCCCGCACGAAGGTCTGGGCGTCGACTGCTACGCCTGGTCGACCTCGCCGCTGCGCCGCTATGTCGACTTGGTAAACCAGTGGCAGATGATCACGCTGCTGCGTGGCGAGCCGCCGGTGTTCCCGCCGAAGTCTGAAGCGCTGCTGGCGGCGCTGCGCGACTTCGAACTGGTGTACGCCGCCTACGCCGATTTCCAGCGCGCGATGGAGCGCTACTGGTGCCTGCGCTGGCTGCGCCAGCGGGCGGCGGCAGGCGACACTTCGCCGCTGCCGGCCATCGTGCTGCGCGAGTCACTCATCCGTCTCGAGCAGATTCCGCTGGTACTGCGCTGCCCCAGCCTGCCGGCACGCGATCCGCGTTCGCGCGTCGAGGTCGAGGTGGAGCACATCCATCTGCTCGACAACGACGCGCGCGCCCGCTGGGTTGGCGACCTGGCGGCGCTGGCCGGTGCGGCCGCGGTGTCGGAAGAGGAGCTGGCGGAGGAAATCGCCGAAGCCGAACTGCCGCCGGAGACGCCGGCCGCCGAGGCGCCGGTGCCTGAGCTGCCGGTGACCCCGCCGGAGAGTGGCGAGGCGGACTGA
- a CDS encoding tripartite tricarboxylate transporter TctB family protein, translating into MMERSEDAAEAGMSNRWPEILVALFLFAIGIIVVNDSIRVGIGWEEGEGPRAGYFPFYIGCILLISSGWILFGALTRFKKAQPQFASWVELKSVMQMLVPLTIYIVAVVYLGIYVSSLVLIAFFMKVHGKFGLIATTLTAVGVPLAAFMLFERWFLVPLPKGPIELMLGF; encoded by the coding sequence ATGATGGAGCGATCCGAGGACGCCGCTGAAGCCGGCATGTCCAACCGCTGGCCGGAAATCCTGGTCGCGCTCTTCCTGTTCGCCATCGGCATCATCGTGGTGAACGACAGCATCCGAGTCGGCATCGGCTGGGAAGAGGGCGAAGGCCCGCGCGCCGGCTATTTCCCCTTCTACATCGGCTGCATCCTGCTCATATCCAGCGGCTGGATCCTGTTCGGCGCGCTGACACGCTTCAAGAAGGCACAGCCGCAGTTCGCGTCCTGGGTCGAGCTGAAGTCGGTGATGCAGATGCTGGTGCCGCTCACCATCTACATCGTGGCTGTCGTCTATCTTGGCATCTACGTGTCGTCGCTGGTGCTGATCGCCTTCTTCATGAAGGTGCACGGCAAGTTCGGCCTCATCGCCACCACCCTGACCGCAGTCGGCGTGCCGCTCGCAGCTTTCATGCTGTTCGAGCGCTGGTTCCTCGTGCCGCTGCCCAAAGGTCCGATCGAGCTGATGCTCGGTTTCTGA
- a CDS encoding 2-dehydropantoate 2-reductase, whose product MKIAVVGAGAIGGYLAVKLSRAGNEVTCIARGPNLAAIQAKGMSLILEDGTVEDAPNIRGVQKMSEAGVQDVILLTLKAHQVKDVAADMRALFGPDTMVVTMQNGIPWWYFHKLGGEYEGTPVTSVDPDGIVAANIEVERVIGSVVYPASELVEPGVIKLIEGNRFTLGELDGSRSPRIEALSQAMIAAGFKSPVSKDIRSEMWVKLWGNLSFNPISALTHATLEDICRFPLTRELAANMMREAQAVGEKLGVEFKIGLDKRIAGAEAVGAHKTSMLQDVEAGRPLEFEALVGSVRELGRITGIPTPNIDAVYALVSLLARTLSDKKGKLAIAG is encoded by the coding sequence ATGAAGATCGCAGTCGTTGGCGCGGGCGCCATCGGTGGTTACCTGGCGGTGAAGCTGTCGCGTGCCGGCAATGAAGTGACCTGCATCGCGCGTGGCCCCAACCTCGCCGCCATCCAGGCCAAGGGCATGTCGCTCATCCTGGAGGACGGCACGGTCGAGGACGCCCCGAACATCCGCGGCGTGCAGAAGATGAGCGAAGCCGGCGTGCAGGACGTCATCCTGCTGACGCTGAAGGCGCACCAGGTAAAGGACGTGGCGGCCGATATGCGCGCGCTGTTCGGTCCGGACACCATGGTGGTGACCATGCAGAACGGCATCCCCTGGTGGTATTTCCACAAGCTGGGCGGCGAGTACGAAGGCACGCCGGTCACCTCGGTCGATCCGGACGGCATCGTCGCCGCCAACATCGAGGTCGAGCGCGTGATCGGCTCGGTCGTCTATCCGGCGTCCGAACTGGTCGAGCCGGGCGTGATCAAGCTGATCGAAGGCAACCGCTTCACGCTGGGCGAACTGGACGGTTCGCGCTCGCCGCGTATCGAGGCGCTGTCGCAGGCGATGATCGCCGCCGGCTTCAAGTCGCCGGTGTCGAAGGACATCCGCTCCGAAATGTGGGTGAAGCTGTGGGGCAACCTGAGCTTCAATCCGATCTCGGCGCTGACCCACGCCACGCTGGAAGACATCTGCCGCTTCCCGCTGACGCGCGAGCTGGCCGCCAACATGATGCGCGAGGCGCAGGCGGTCGGCGAGAAGCTGGGCGTCGAGTTCAAGATCGGCCTCGACAAGCGCATCGCCGGTGCCGAGGCGGTCGGCGCGCACAAAACCTCGATGCTGCAGGACGTCGAAGCCGGTCGCCCGCTGGAGTTCGAGGCGCTGGTCGGTTCGGTGCGCGAACTGGGCCGCATTACAGGCATCCCGACGCCGAACATCGACGCCGTCTACGCGCTGGTTTCGCTGCTGGCGCGCACGTTGTCGGACAAGAAGGGCAAGCTGGCCATCGCCGGCTGA
- the mgtE gene encoding magnesium transporter produces MADADEILHHDAMQERLQEVRTLLDRQKRVESLVHRQEMPRHELVETLVAKQHHNELTKKLDAMHPADIAYILEALPPDDRLLVWDLVRAERDGEILLEVSDAVRETLIDAMEPKELVAAVEQLDADELADLAPDLPTEVMQDVFSSLDHEEREQLRAAMSYPEDSVGALMDFDMVTVREDVTLEVVLRYLRLFDELPDHTDQIFVIDRDDKLRGSLSLNTLLVNDVDVDVASVMHDHPLVLRASDSAESAAQAFERYDLVSAPVVDHHDQLIGRLTVNEVMDFIREQSEEELLAHAGLREEEDIFAPIMDSVKNRWAWLAINLVTAFFASRVIGAFEGSIEKLVALAALMPIVAGIGGNSGNQTITMIVRAIALGQLQPEAARRLYRKEMGVSLINGIVWGGLLGLLAWWLYDSWALGMVMTGAMTLNLLLAAFVGVSVPMLLARYGRDPAVGSSVLITAVTDSGGFFIFLGLATLFLI; encoded by the coding sequence GTGGCCGACGCCGACGAAATCCTTCACCACGACGCGATGCAAGAGCGCCTGCAAGAGGTGAGGACGCTGCTCGACCGCCAGAAGCGGGTCGAAAGCCTGGTGCATCGGCAGGAGATGCCGCGCCACGAGCTGGTCGAGACGCTGGTCGCCAAGCAGCATCACAACGAGCTGACCAAGAAGCTCGACGCGATGCACCCGGCCGACATCGCCTACATCCTCGAAGCGCTGCCGCCGGACGACCGCCTGCTGGTGTGGGACCTGGTGCGCGCCGAGCGCGACGGCGAAATCCTGCTCGAAGTGTCGGACGCGGTCCGCGAGACGCTGATCGACGCGATGGAGCCGAAGGAGCTGGTGGCGGCGGTTGAACAGCTCGACGCCGACGAACTGGCCGACCTCGCGCCCGACCTGCCGACCGAGGTCATGCAGGACGTGTTCAGCTCGCTCGACCACGAGGAGCGCGAACAGCTGCGTGCGGCGATGTCCTACCCGGAGGATTCGGTCGGCGCGCTGATGGATTTCGACATGGTCACGGTGCGCGAGGACGTGACGCTGGAAGTCGTGCTGCGCTACCTGCGCCTGTTCGACGAACTGCCGGACCACACCGACCAGATCTTCGTCATCGACCGCGACGACAAGCTGCGCGGCTCGCTGTCGCTGAACACGCTGCTGGTGAATGACGTCGATGTCGATGTGGCCAGCGTGATGCACGACCACCCGCTGGTGCTGCGCGCCTCGGACAGCGCCGAATCGGCCGCCCAGGCCTTCGAGCGCTACGATCTGGTGTCGGCGCCGGTGGTCGATCACCACGACCAGTTGATCGGCCGGCTGACGGTGAACGAGGTGATGGACTTCATCCGCGAACAGTCGGAAGAGGAATTGCTGGCGCACGCCGGTCTGCGCGAGGAAGAGGACATCTTCGCGCCGATCATGGACTCGGTGAAGAACCGCTGGGCCTGGCTGGCGATCAATCTGGTCACCGCCTTCTTCGCCTCACGCGTGATCGGCGCCTTCGAAGGCTCGATCGAGAAGCTGGTGGCGCTGGCCGCGCTGATGCCCATCGTCGCCGGCATCGGCGGCAATTCGGGCAACCAGACCATCACGATGATCGTGCGCGCGATCGCGCTCGGCCAGCTGCAGCCGGAAGCGGCGCGTCGCCTCTACCGCAAGGAAATGGGCGTGTCGTTGATCAATGGCATCGTCTGGGGCGGTCTGCTCGGCCTGCTTGCATGGTGGCTGTACGATTCGTGGGCGCTGGGCATGGTGATGACCGGCGCGATGACGCTGAACCTTCTGCTCGCCGCCTTTGTCGGTGTATCGGTACCGATGCTGCTGGCACGCTACGGACGCGACCCGGCTGTGGGCTCTTCGGTGCTGATCACCGCGGTGACCGACTCCGGCGGCTTCTTCATCTTCCTCGGGCTGGCCACCCTGTTCCTGATCTGA
- a CDS encoding tripartite tricarboxylate transporter permease codes for MEELNNLMHGFSVALTLPNLGFMVLGITLGILIGVLPGLGGANGIAILLPLTFSMDQTSAIIMLSCIYWGALFGGAITSILFNIPGEPWSVATTFDGFPLAQQGRAGAALTAAFTSSFVGAFFAVLLITFLAPLVAKFALKFGAAEMFAVQMLTFCSFVGMSKEPPAKTLAVMALGFALAAVGMDTVTGTLRMTFGTTELLKGFDFLIAVIGLFGIGEILLTMEEGLAFKGKSAKIQLNVVLQTWKELLRYWKTSIRSVLVGCWMGVTPGGATPASFMAYGLARRGAKDKDSFGKGNVEGVVAPETAAHAAGTSALLPMLTLGIPGSPTAAVLLGGLLIWGLQPGPLLFTEKPDFVWGLIASMYLGNIVGLIVVLTTVPWWAAILRIPFSVIGPVIIVICAIGAYTVHSSIFDVVMMLVFGVFGYLFKKLRYPLAPLVLALVLGDMAESSFRQSMLLSQGSLDIFWANPLVAGLMLLSFTMLLWPIVPALKHYLRGRS; via the coding sequence ATGGAAGAACTCAACAACCTCATGCACGGGTTCAGCGTTGCGCTGACCCTGCCCAATCTGGGCTTCATGGTGCTCGGCATCACGCTGGGCATCTTGATCGGCGTGCTGCCGGGCCTGGGCGGTGCCAACGGCATCGCCATCCTGCTGCCGCTGACCTTTTCGATGGACCAGACCTCGGCCATCATCATGCTGTCCTGCATCTACTGGGGCGCGCTGTTCGGCGGGGCGATCACGTCCATCCTGTTCAACATTCCGGGCGAACCGTGGTCGGTGGCCACCACCTTCGACGGCTTCCCGCTGGCGCAGCAGGGCCGGGCGGGTGCCGCACTGACGGCGGCGTTCACCTCGTCCTTCGTCGGCGCCTTCTTCGCCGTGCTGCTGATCACCTTCCTCGCGCCGCTGGTCGCGAAGTTCGCGCTGAAGTTCGGGGCGGCGGAAATGTTCGCGGTGCAGATGCTCACCTTCTGCTCCTTCGTCGGCATGAGCAAGGAGCCGCCGGCCAAGACGCTGGCCGTGATGGCGCTCGGCTTCGCGCTGGCGGCGGTCGGCATGGACACGGTGACCGGCACGCTGCGCATGACTTTCGGCACCACCGAACTGCTCAAGGGCTTCGATTTCCTGATCGCGGTGATCGGCCTGTTCGGCATCGGCGAAATCCTGCTGACGATGGAAGAAGGCCTGGCGTTCAAGGGCAAGAGCGCGAAGATCCAGCTCAACGTCGTGCTGCAGACCTGGAAGGAACTGCTGCGCTACTGGAAGACCTCGATCCGCTCGGTGCTGGTGGGCTGCTGGATGGGCGTCACCCCGGGTGGCGCGACGCCGGCCTCCTTCATGGCCTACGGTTTGGCCCGCCGGGGCGCGAAGGACAAGGACTCGTTCGGCAAGGGCAATGTCGAAGGCGTGGTGGCGCCGGAAACCGCGGCTCACGCGGCCGGCACCTCGGCATTGCTGCCGATGCTGACGCTGGGCATTCCCGGTTCGCCGACCGCCGCCGTGCTGCTGGGCGGCCTGCTGATCTGGGGTCTGCAGCCCGGTCCGCTGCTGTTCACCGAGAAGCCCGATTTCGTCTGGGGCCTGATCGCGTCGATGTACCTCGGCAACATCGTCGGCCTCATCGTCGTGCTGACCACGGTGCCCTGGTGGGCGGCCATCCTGCGCATCCCGTTCTCGGTGATCGGCCCGGTCATCATCGTGATCTGCGCGATTGGCGCCTACACGGTGCACAGCTCGATCTTCGACGTGGTGATGATGCTGGTGTTCGGCGTGTTCGGTTACCTGTTCAAGAAGCTGCGCTACCCGCTCGCGCCGCTGGTGCTGGCGCTGGTGCTCGGCGACATGGCCGAATCGAGCTTCCGCCAGTCCATGCTGCTGTCGCAGGGCAGTCTCGACATCTTCTGGGCCAACCCGCTGGTGGCCGGTCTGATGCTGCTGTCCTTCACCATGCTGCTGTGGCCCATCGTGCCGGCGCTGAAGCACTATCTGCGCGGCCGTTCGTGA
- a CDS encoding two-partner secretion domain-containing protein — protein MPSPAPARVTSIAAPVAARPPLPLTRLTAGLLLIAGVWYCAQATAADLPTGGQIVSGSGAVTQSGSTMTVQQDSARLAIDWSGFSIGAGHTVNFVQPSPASVAVNRVTGGEVSVIQGALNANGQVFLINPNGVLFSPSAQVNVGGIVASTLDMSEEGPDRYRLSGNSANAVINQGNIRAADGGTIALVAARVINEGTLTANAGRVLLGAGATVTLDLGGPVKLEVNEAALDALVVNGGAIRADGGQVMLTARAAGDLVSTVINHSGIIEARTLATGESGEIVLLGDMQNGRIAVSGRLDASAPDGGDGGFIETSAAQIDLAPDLVVTAAAPSGASGLWLIDPTDITIAASTCTGTNCIAADTIATTLNGGTDVSIATAAAGGQAGNITVNAPISWSSNKLSLSAHNNILINATLEATGTGSLHFAYGQASSDGAGSSYQVASGSQVLIPAASAFTWQKGSAGAVRNLVFDNGLLRFGNGTQASINDEGQLLQPWYFDNTSVVSGVTRNGWFKLTFSSYPLNLELGVGGDGTSSWNRNGEILGSNNNLLPAVTTHSLDISGYREGSGVIVSAIDILYPGGGSTVRVTNTYTLGATASFLKADTAVTNLDMVGSLGNVRLWVGTQDDYIATRDSQFKFKGNLTADGFEQIATQNTQSKALKITEFNDGLTGAAVLFYSTSDGADTSISTCCSFSNATGIDPRTSLIARGVDGSGNPRAEDGSYALFIRLQDLAPGQSNGMTWYYAAGPVALLDDIVSQVSTSAGVRPPAPTPPGNTRPPLEAAVQNAQQQTVTALPSATPVLPAVAASNVPAAGNRVGSIGSLQVTEIRSQQTGSDTQGGGTSQSGEVQEQDGGDSALLAQVSQSVDALGMLKVFVVDGGVLLPDAAGGERE, from the coding sequence ATGCCCAGCCCAGCCCCCGCTCGCGTAACGTCCATCGCCGCCCCCGTTGCGGCTCGCCCGCCGCTGCCGCTGACCCGGCTGACAGCCGGTCTCCTGCTGATCGCCGGGGTCTGGTACTGCGCCCAGGCGACCGCTGCCGATCTGCCGACCGGCGGCCAGATCGTGTCGGGAAGCGGCGCCGTCACGCAGTCGGGCAGCACGATGACCGTGCAGCAGGACAGCGCGCGACTGGCCATCGACTGGTCGGGTTTCTCGATCGGCGCCGGCCATACCGTCAATTTCGTGCAGCCGTCGCCAGCGTCGGTCGCGGTGAACCGCGTGACCGGCGGCGAGGTGTCGGTGATCCAGGGCGCCTTGAACGCCAATGGTCAGGTGTTCCTGATCAATCCGAACGGCGTGCTGTTCTCGCCCAGTGCCCAGGTGAACGTCGGCGGCATCGTCGCCTCGACGCTGGACATGAGCGAAGAGGGACCGGACCGCTACCGCCTCTCCGGCAACAGTGCGAATGCAGTCATCAACCAGGGCAACATCCGCGCCGCGGACGGCGGCACGATCGCGCTGGTTGCTGCGCGGGTGATTAATGAAGGCACGCTGACCGCCAACGCCGGCCGCGTGCTGCTCGGTGCCGGCGCGACCGTCACGCTGGATCTGGGCGGTCCGGTCAAGCTGGAAGTGAACGAGGCCGCGCTGGATGCGCTCGTCGTCAATGGCGGCGCCATCCGCGCCGACGGCGGGCAGGTCATGCTGACCGCCCGCGCCGCCGGCGACCTGGTGTCCACGGTGATCAACCACAGCGGCATCATCGAAGCCCGCACGCTGGCGACCGGCGAATCCGGCGAAATCGTGCTGCTCGGCGACATGCAGAACGGCCGCATCGCGGTGTCCGGCCGGCTCGACGCCAGCGCGCCGGACGGTGGCGACGGCGGCTTCATCGAAACCAGCGCCGCACAGATCGATCTGGCGCCCGACCTCGTCGTCACCGCGGCGGCGCCCTCCGGCGCATCCGGCCTGTGGCTGATCGATCCGACCGACATCACGATTGCGGCCAGCACATGCACCGGCACCAACTGCATTGCCGCCGACACGATAGCGACCACGCTGAACGGCGGCACCGATGTCAGCATTGCCACCGCAGCGGCCGGCGGTCAGGCCGGCAACATCACGGTCAATGCGCCGATCAGCTGGAGTTCGAACAAGCTGTCGCTGAGCGCACACAACAACATCCTGATCAACGCCACACTGGAAGCGACCGGCACCGGTTCTCTGCACTTCGCCTACGGACAGGCCAGCAGCGACGGCGCCGGCAGCAGCTACCAGGTGGCGAGCGGCTCGCAGGTGCTGATTCCGGCCGCCTCCGCGTTCACCTGGCAGAAGGGTTCCGCCGGGGCCGTTCGCAACCTGGTGTTCGACAACGGACTGCTGCGTTTCGGCAACGGCACGCAGGCGTCGATCAACGACGAGGGGCAGTTGCTGCAGCCCTGGTATTTCGACAATACCTCGGTGGTCAGCGGCGTCACCCGCAACGGCTGGTTCAAGCTCACGTTCAGCAGCTATCCGCTCAATCTCGAACTGGGCGTCGGCGGCGACGGCACGTCGAGCTGGAACCGCAACGGCGAGATACTCGGCTCCAACAACAACCTGCTGCCGGCGGTCACCACGCACAGCCTGGACATCAGCGGCTACCGCGAAGGCAGCGGTGTCATCGTGTCGGCGATCGACATCCTGTACCCGGGTGGCGGCAGTACGGTGCGCGTGACCAACACCTACACGCTGGGTGCAACCGCCTCCTTCCTGAAGGCCGATACCGCGGTCACCAATCTCGACATGGTCGGTTCGCTGGGTAATGTGCGGCTGTGGGTGGGCACGCAGGACGATTACATCGCCACCCGCGACAGCCAGTTCAAGTTCAAGGGCAACCTGACCGCCGATGGCTTCGAGCAGATCGCCACGCAGAACACCCAGTCCAAGGCGCTGAAGATCACCGAATTCAACGACGGCCTCACCGGTGCCGCCGTGCTGTTCTACTCGACCTCCGACGGCGCCGATACGTCGATCTCGACCTGCTGCAGTTTCTCCAATGCGACCGGCATCGATCCGCGTACCTCGCTGATCGCCCGCGGCGTCGATGGCAGCGGCAATCCACGCGCAGAGGACGGTTCGTACGCGCTGTTCATCCGCTTGCAGGACCTCGCGCCGGGGCAGAGCAACGGCATGACCTGGTATTACGCGGCCGGCCCGGTCGCACTGCTCGACGACATCGTGAGCCAGGTATCGACCTCGGCCGGCGTGCGTCCGCCGGCGCCGACGCCGCCCGGCAATACGCGCCCGCCGCTCGAGGCCGCAGTGCAGAACGCCCAGCAGCAGACCGTGACCGCGCTGCCCTCGGCAACACCGGTGCTGCCGGCCGTCGCTGCCAGCAACGTGCCGGCAGCGGGCAACCGCGTCGGCTCCATCGGCAGTCTGCAGGTGACGGAAATCCGTTCGCAGCAGACCGGCAGCGATACGCAGGGGGGCGGCACATCGCAGAGCGGAGAGGTGCAGGAGCAGGACGGCGGCGACAGCGCGCTGCTGGCCCAGGTGTCGCAGTCTGTCGACGCGCTCGGCATGCTGAAGGTCTTTGTCGTCGATGGTGGTGTGCTGCTGCCCGATGCGGCCGGGGGCGAGCGCGAATAG
- a CDS encoding sulfite exporter TauE/SafE family protein encodes MMLIPDFFPSFDFVLACLALGALAGFFAGMLGIGGGTLLVPILVMLFEQQQVTPDHILHLALGTSMAAIVVSAFVSLRTHHAHGAVDWPVVRLMTVGVLIGTALGTFIARLVSTQTLSVFFAVFIAYIAINMLVGLKPKPSRQLPGPAGLIAVGGGIGTVSALVAVGGGAMTVPFLTWCNRDIRNAIGTSAALGLPIALGGTVGYIVNGWGVQGMPAQVLGYIHLPSLAAILCTSVFTTPWGARAAHRLPATLLKRVFAALLVVLCARMLWKLWAA; translated from the coding sequence ATGATGTTGATACCGGACTTCTTCCCCAGCTTCGACTTCGTCCTCGCCTGTCTCGCGCTCGGTGCTCTCGCCGGCTTCTTCGCCGGCATGCTGGGGATCGGCGGCGGCACGTTGCTGGTCCCGATACTGGTGATGCTGTTCGAGCAGCAGCAGGTCACGCCGGATCACATCCTGCATCTGGCGCTCGGCACCTCGATGGCCGCCATCGTCGTGTCCGCCTTCGTCAGCCTGCGTACCCATCACGCACACGGTGCGGTCGACTGGCCGGTGGTCCGTCTGATGACGGTCGGCGTGCTGATTGGTACGGCGCTCGGTACCTTCATCGCTCGTCTGGTCTCGACCCAGACGCTGTCGGTGTTCTTCGCGGTGTTCATCGCCTACATCGCCATCAACATGCTGGTCGGCCTGAAGCCCAAGCCCTCGCGGCAACTGCCCGGACCGGCGGGTCTCATTGCGGTGGGTGGCGGCATCGGTACCGTTTCTGCACTGGTGGCGGTCGGTGGCGGCGCGATGACGGTGCCCTTCCTGACTTGGTGCAACCGCGACATCCGCAACGCCATCGGTACATCCGCCGCGCTCGGACTGCCGATCGCGCTCGGCGGCACGGTCGGCTACATCGTCAATGGCTGGGGTGTGCAGGGCATGCCGGCGCAGGTGCTGGGCTATATACACCTGCCATCGCTGGCGGCCATCCTGTGCACCAGCGTGTTCACGACGCCGTGGGGCGCGCGCGCGGCGCACCGCCTGCCGGCGACGCTGCTCAAGCGCGTGTTCGCGGCGCTGCTGGTCGTGCTGTGCGCGCGCATGCTGTGGAAGCTGTGGGCGGCCTGA